A single region of the Sorghum bicolor cultivar BTx623 chromosome 9, Sorghum_bicolor_NCBIv3, whole genome shotgun sequence genome encodes:
- the LOC8071194 gene encoding pentatricopeptide repeat-containing protein At5g16860 isoform X1, whose product MLFNSPKAAKRIGVQFLSVASAECTGRDVSPTHFASLLKECRSVNTVRQIHQKIIAYGLLSYPASLLSVSLPPLPSHSYVSPKSLGTGVVASYLACGATSDALSVLERVVPSPAVWWNLLVRAHIEEGRLDRAIGVSCRMLRAGTKPDHFTLPYALKACGELPSYRSGSAFHGLICCNGFESNVFVCNALVAMYSRSGSLEDASLVFDEITRKGIDDVISWNSIVAAHVKGSNPRTALDLFSEMTTIVHEKATNERSDIISIVNILPACASLKALPQTKEIHSYAIRNGTFADAFVCNALIDTYAKCGSMKDAVNVFNVMEFKDVVSWNAMVTGYTQSGKFGAAFELFKNMRKENIPLDVITWSAVIAGYAQRGYGQEALDTFQQMILYGSEPNSVTIISLLSACASLGALSQGMETHAYSLKKCLLSLDNDFGGDGDGEDLVVHNALIDMYSKCRSFKAARTIFNSIPRRERNVVTWTVMIGGYAQYGDSNDALKLFSEMISKPYAVAPNAYTISCILMACAHLSSLRMGKQIHAYVTRHHEYESSVYFVANCLIDMYSKCGDVDTARNVFDSMPKRNEVSWTSMMSGYGMHGRGKEALDIFDKMQKAGFVPDDISFLVLLYACSHSGMVDQGLDYFDIMRSDYGVIASAQHYACVIDLLARSGRLDKAWKTIQEMPMEPSAAIWVALLSACRVHSNVELAEYALNKLVSMKAENDGSYTLISNIYATARRWKDVARIRQLMKKSGIKKRPGCSWVQGKKGTASFFVGDRSHPLSPEIYSLLERLIGRIKVMGYVPETNFALHDVDDEEKNNLLTEHSEKLALAYGLLTTSPGCPIRITKNLRVCGDCHSAFIYISKIVDHEIIVRDSSRFHHFKNGSCSCGGYW is encoded by the coding sequence ATGCTCTTCAACTCGCCAAAAGCAGCAAAACGAATCGGAGTTCAGTTCCTGTCAGTTGCAAGTGCAGAATGCACTGGTCGAGATGTCTCTCCAACCCATTTTGCATCCCTGTTAAAGGAATGCAGGTCTGTGAATACAGTCCGTCAAATTCACCAGAAGATAATTGCCTATGGCCTTCTTTCTTATCCAGCATCGTTGCTGTCAGTGTCACTCCCACCACTTCCATCACATTCGTATGTTTCGCCAAAATCTTTGGGCACCGGTGTTGTAGCCTCCTATCTTGCTTGTGGTGCCACCAGCGATGCTCTCTCAGTGTTGGAGCGCGTCGTGCCATCGCCGGCCGTGTGGTGGAATCTACTTGTAAGAGCACACATCGAGGAAGGCCGTCTTGACAGAGCAATTGGCGTATCTTGCCGCATGCTGCGTGCTGGAACTAAGCCAGACCATTTTACTCTGCCATATGCGCTGAAAGCATGTGGAGAGCTACCTTCATACCGTTCCGGTAGCGCATTCCATGGGCTCATATGTTGCAATGGATTTGAGTCAAATGTCTTTGTATGCAATGCATTGGTGGCGATGTATTCCCGCTCTGGTTCTTTGGAGGATGCCAGTCTGGTGTTTGATGAAATAACACGGAAGGGAATTGATGATGTTATCTCATGGAACTCAATTGTTGCTGCCCATGTTAAGGGTAGTAATCCGCGGACTGCATTAGACCTGTTTTCAGAGATGACAACAATTGTTCACGAAAAAGCTACAAATGAAAGGTCAGATATCATTAGCATCGTCAACATTCTTCCTGCATGTGCTTCTCTAAAGGCATTGCCTCAGACTAAAGAAATTCATAGCTATGCTATTCGGAATGGCACATTTGCAGATGCTTTTGTGTGCAATGCGCTGATTGATACCTATGCAAAGTGTGGGTCGATGAAGGATGCAGTAAATGTTTTCAATGTAATGGAATTCAAGGATGTCGTTTCTTGGAATGCAATGGTTACTGGATACACCCAAAGTGGGAAATTTGGGGCAGCCTTCGAGCTTTTCAAGAATATGCGCAAGGAAAATATCCCGCTAGACGTCATAACATGGAGTGCTGTAATTGCAGGGTATGCTCAGAGGGGATATGGCCAAGAGGCCCTTGACACATTCCAGCAAATGATTCTTTATGGTTCAGAGCCAAATTCTGTCACTATCATCTCTCTATTGTCTGCTTGTGCTTCCTTGGGAGCATTGTCTCAGGGTATGGAAACTCATGCATACTCTCTGAAGAAGTGTCTTCTATCCTTGGATAATGATTttggtggtgatggtgatggtgaggATCTAGTGGTACACAATGCATTAATAGATATGTACTCAAAGTGTAGAAGCTTCAAAGCTGCACGCACCATATTCAATTCCATACCTCGAAGGGAACGTAATGTGGTGACTTGGACCGTTATGATTGGTGGGTATGCACAATATGGAGACTCGAATGATGCTCTCAAGCTTTTCTcagagatgatttcaaaaccATATGCAGTTGCCCCAAATGCTTATACAATCTCCTGCATTTTGATGGCCTGTGCACATTTGTCATCTCTTCGTATGGGTAAGCAGATTCATGCTTATGTCACCCGCCACCATGAATACGAATCATCTGTGTACTTTGTGGCAAACTGCCTTATTGATATGTACTCAAAGTGTGGTGATGTTGATACTGCTAGAAATGTATTTGATAGCATGCCTAAAAGGAATGAAGTATCTTGGACTTCAATGATGTCAGGGTATGGAATGCATGGTCGTGGTAAGGAGGCTTTGGACATATTTGACAAGATGCAAAAGGCAGGCTTTGTTCCTGATGATATTTCCTTCCTGGTTCTTCTTTATGCTTGTAGCCATTCTGGCATGGTGGATCAAGGTCTGGATTACTTTGATATCATGCGTAGCGATTATGGTGTAATTGCCAGTGCACAGCATTATGCTTGTGTTATTGACTTGCTGGCTCGCTCTGGGCGATTAGATAAGGCATGGAAGACGATTCAGGAAATGCCAATGGAGCCTAGTGCAGCTATCTGGGTTGCATTACTTAGTGCCTGTAGAGTTCATTCGAATGTGGAACTTGCTGAATATGCTCTGAACAAACTGGTCAGTATGAAAGCAGAGAATGATGGATCCTACACACTTATCTCCAACATATATGCTACTGCAAGGCGGTGGAAAGATGTAGCAAGAATCAGACAACTGATGAAGAAATCAGGGATTAAGAAGAGGCCAGGATGCAGCTGGGTCCAAGGTAAGAAGGGCACTGCATCTTTCTTTGTTGGAGATCGATCACACCCTCTTTCTCCAGAGATATATTCTCTTTTGGAGAGACTAATTGGTCGCATCAAGGTTATGGGTTATGTCCCCGAGACAAACTTTGCACTGCACGATGTTGATGACGAGGAGAAAAATAATCTTCTCACTGAACACAGTGAGAAGCTTGCTCTCGCATATGGGCTCCTCACAACTTCCCCTGGTTGTCCCATACGGATCACAAAGAACCTTCGTGTTTGCGGTGATTGTCACAGTGCATTCATCTACATCTCCAAGATTGTGGACCATGAGATCATTGTACGAGATTCCAGTCGCTTCCATCATTTCAAGAATGGCTCTTGTTCCTGCGGTGGCTATTGGTGA
- the LOC8071194 gene encoding pentatricopeptide repeat-containing protein At5g16860 isoform X2 — MKDAFVCNALIDTYAKCGSMKDAVNVFNVMEFKDVVSWNAMVTGYTQSGKFGAAFELFKNMRKENIPLDVITWSAVIAGYAQRGYGQEALDTFQQMILYGSEPNSVTIISLLSACASLGALSQGMETHAYSLKKCLLSLDNDFGGDGDGEDLVVHNALIDMYSKCRSFKAARTIFNSIPRRERNVVTWTVMIGGYAQYGDSNDALKLFSEMISKPYAVAPNAYTISCILMACAHLSSLRMGKQIHAYVTRHHEYESSVYFVANCLIDMYSKCGDVDTARNVFDSMPKRNEVSWTSMMSGYGMHGRGKEALDIFDKMQKAGFVPDDISFLVLLYACSHSGMVDQGLDYFDIMRSDYGVIASAQHYACVIDLLARSGRLDKAWKTIQEMPMEPSAAIWVALLSACRVHSNVELAEYALNKLVSMKAENDGSYTLISNIYATARRWKDVARIRQLMKKSGIKKRPGCSWVQGKKGTASFFVGDRSHPLSPEIYSLLERLIGRIKVMGYVPETNFALHDVDDEEKNNLLTEHSEKLALAYGLLTTSPGCPIRITKNLRVCGDCHSAFIYISKIVDHEIIVRDSSRFHHFKNGSCSCGGYW; from the exons ATGAAAG ATGCTTTTGTGTGCAATGCGCTGATTGATACCTATGCAAAGTGTGGGTCGATGAAGGATGCAGTAAATGTTTTCAATGTAATGGAATTCAAGGATGTCGTTTCTTGGAATGCAATGGTTACTGGATACACCCAAAGTGGGAAATTTGGGGCAGCCTTCGAGCTTTTCAAGAATATGCGCAAGGAAAATATCCCGCTAGACGTCATAACATGGAGTGCTGTAATTGCAGGGTATGCTCAGAGGGGATATGGCCAAGAGGCCCTTGACACATTCCAGCAAATGATTCTTTATGGTTCAGAGCCAAATTCTGTCACTATCATCTCTCTATTGTCTGCTTGTGCTTCCTTGGGAGCATTGTCTCAGGGTATGGAAACTCATGCATACTCTCTGAAGAAGTGTCTTCTATCCTTGGATAATGATTttggtggtgatggtgatggtgaggATCTAGTGGTACACAATGCATTAATAGATATGTACTCAAAGTGTAGAAGCTTCAAAGCTGCACGCACCATATTCAATTCCATACCTCGAAGGGAACGTAATGTGGTGACTTGGACCGTTATGATTGGTGGGTATGCACAATATGGAGACTCGAATGATGCTCTCAAGCTTTTCTcagagatgatttcaaaaccATATGCAGTTGCCCCAAATGCTTATACAATCTCCTGCATTTTGATGGCCTGTGCACATTTGTCATCTCTTCGTATGGGTAAGCAGATTCATGCTTATGTCACCCGCCACCATGAATACGAATCATCTGTGTACTTTGTGGCAAACTGCCTTATTGATATGTACTCAAAGTGTGGTGATGTTGATACTGCTAGAAATGTATTTGATAGCATGCCTAAAAGGAATGAAGTATCTTGGACTTCAATGATGTCAGGGTATGGAATGCATGGTCGTGGTAAGGAGGCTTTGGACATATTTGACAAGATGCAAAAGGCAGGCTTTGTTCCTGATGATATTTCCTTCCTGGTTCTTCTTTATGCTTGTAGCCATTCTGGCATGGTGGATCAAGGTCTGGATTACTTTGATATCATGCGTAGCGATTATGGTGTAATTGCCAGTGCACAGCATTATGCTTGTGTTATTGACTTGCTGGCTCGCTCTGGGCGATTAGATAAGGCATGGAAGACGATTCAGGAAATGCCAATGGAGCCTAGTGCAGCTATCTGGGTTGCATTACTTAGTGCCTGTAGAGTTCATTCGAATGTGGAACTTGCTGAATATGCTCTGAACAAACTGGTCAGTATGAAAGCAGAGAATGATGGATCCTACACACTTATCTCCAACATATATGCTACTGCAAGGCGGTGGAAAGATGTAGCAAGAATCAGACAACTGATGAAGAAATCAGGGATTAAGAAGAGGCCAGGATGCAGCTGGGTCCAAGGTAAGAAGGGCACTGCATCTTTCTTTGTTGGAGATCGATCACACCCTCTTTCTCCAGAGATATATTCTCTTTTGGAGAGACTAATTGGTCGCATCAAGGTTATGGGTTATGTCCCCGAGACAAACTTTGCACTGCACGATGTTGATGACGAGGAGAAAAATAATCTTCTCACTGAACACAGTGAGAAGCTTGCTCTCGCATATGGGCTCCTCACAACTTCCCCTGGTTGTCCCATACGGATCACAAAGAACCTTCGTGTTTGCGGTGATTGTCACAGTGCATTCATCTACATCTCCAAGATTGTGGACCATGAGATCATTGTACGAGATTCCAGTCGCTTCCATCATTTCAAGAATGGCTCTTGTTCCTGCGGTGGCTATTGGTGA